The Gemmatimonadales bacterium nucleotide sequence CGAGATCTACCACGGAGTCGCGGATCTGAAGGGAGATTCGCTCGCCCTGGCCCGCGAGGCGGCTCGAACCGACGCGGACGTAATTGTACTGTGCGGTGTGCACTTCATGGCCGAGACAGCGAAGCTGGTCAATCCGCGACGTACGATCCTGATTCCGGACCTCGAAGCCGGCTGTTCCCTCGCTTCGTCCATCACGCCATCCGACGTCCGTCTCCTGCGCCAGAGATACCCGGGCGTCCCGGTCGTCTCCTACGTGAACACCTCGGCTGCCGTGAAAGCCGAGTCCGATATTTGCTGCACTTCCGCCAACGCCGTCGAAGTTGTCGAGTCGCTCGGAGCTGATCGCGTGATCTTCCTGCCCGACGAATACCTGGGGCGCTACGTGGCCGGCCAGACGAAGGTCGAATTGATCCTTTGGAAGGGCCACTGCGAGGTCCACGAACGCTTCTCGGCCTCCGACATCCGCTCCCTCCGCGAACAATATCCTGGCGTTACAATCCTGGCGCACCCCGAGTGCGCGCCGGAGGTTTTGGACGAGGCGGATTTCGTAGGATCTACTGCCGGAATGATCCGTTACGTCGGCGAGAGACTCCCCGGCCGGATCGTCATGATGACCGAGTGCTCCATGAGCGATAATGTGGCCGTGGAATTCCCCCAGCTCGAATTCGTCAGGCCCTGCAACCTCTGCCCGCACATGAAGAGAATCACCCTGCCCAAAATACTCGAAGCCCTGGAATCGAATCGTCACGTTGTCGAAATCGACCCTGATGTAGCCGCCAGGGCGCGACAGTCGATCGAGCGCATGCTGCAGTTGGGAAAAGCGCGAGTCAGTCGAAGCCATGCCTGATCCCGTCGGTCCGGCTCATCCCCTCTATACCATCCAGTACGAGTCACTCCTCAAGAGAGCGCTGCAAGAGGATTTGGGCCGGGCCGGGGATATCACGACGACGGCAATCATCCCTCCGGAAGCGCGAGCCCAGGGGAACATCATCGCACGGGCCGACGGCCGCGTGGCCGGCATTGAGATCGCGCTCGCCGCGTTCCGGCTGCTCGATCCCCGGTGCGAAGGCGAAATGTTCGTATCCGACGGAAGCGATGTCGTCTCGGGCGCCAGGCTGGCGTCAGTCCAGGGCCAGGCGCGCGCCATACTCT carries:
- the nadA gene encoding quinolinate synthase NadA; amino-acid sequence: MSTTRWTKPDERISSLRYSPAVERATAGIYERVRHVIPAIEWPVHAPYIAAILRLKRERNAIILAHNYQTPEIYHGVADLKGDSLALAREAARTDADVIVLCGVHFMAETAKLVNPRRTILIPDLEAGCSLASSITPSDVRLLRQRYPGVPVVSYVNTSAAVKAESDICCTSANAVEVVESLGADRVIFLPDEYLGRYVAGQTKVELILWKGHCEVHERFSASDIRSLREQYPGVTILAHPECAPEVLDEADFVGSTAGMIRYVGERLPGRIVMMTECSMSDNVAVEFPQLEFVRPCNLCPHMKRITLPKILEALESNRHVVEIDPDVAARARQSIERMLQLGKARVSRSHA